In a single window of the Veillonella sp. genome:
- a CDS encoding phosphoglucomutase — MAHKLAGTPVQEQDIIDVQTLVDAYFDNAPDVTDPTQLVSFGTSGHRGTSLNGTFTDLHVAAITQAICDGRGQFGATGPIFVGQDTHALSQPALVTVLEVLAGNGVTAMVDADMDFVPTPSVSRAIIRYNESHDKKADGIVITPSHNPPDNGGIKYNATNGGPADTLITKWIETRANEYVRAYCELEGFKRISIDNIEPDQQVPYDYKGLYVEELSSIINMEAIQSAKPKVLVNALGGSGLGYWRAIKERYNLNMDIINDEYDPTFSFMTYDHDGKVRMDCSSEYAMADVTKQIGNYDLAVGNDPDYDRYGIVTAEGLISPNAFLTAAADYLFTTRGWTDKGVGKTVVCTTMIDKWAAVKDIPVYEVPVGFKYFSSLLFDGEIGIGGEESAGASFLKKDGTVWTTDKDGMVMALLAMEMYAVMGTTVDRLYNNIVEGCGDPRFGRIDAACTKAAKAKLKQLNASSITATEVDGDPITNIRTTSLYKDMPIDGVRVETETGWFVARPSGTEDLYKIYGESYKGDKGLVALLTAGEAIVTAALSDEV; from the coding sequence ATGGCTCATAAATTAGCAGGTACGCCTGTACAAGAACAAGATATTATAGATGTACAAACTCTGGTAGATGCCTATTTTGACAATGCACCAGATGTAACTGATCCGACACAACTCGTATCCTTCGGTACATCAGGCCACCGTGGTACCTCTTTAAATGGTACCTTTACGGATTTACACGTAGCGGCTATTACACAGGCAATCTGTGATGGTCGTGGTCAATTTGGTGCGACAGGGCCCATTTTTGTGGGCCAAGATACACATGCCTTATCTCAGCCTGCATTAGTAACAGTGCTTGAGGTACTTGCTGGTAATGGTGTGACTGCCATGGTTGATGCGGATATGGACTTTGTTCCAACACCATCTGTGTCTCGTGCAATCATTCGATATAATGAAAGTCACGATAAAAAAGCAGATGGTATCGTTATTACACCATCTCACAATCCTCCAGATAATGGGGGCATTAAGTATAATGCTACCAACGGTGGCCCTGCAGATACGTTGATTACAAAATGGATTGAAACCCGCGCCAATGAGTACGTTCGTGCTTATTGTGAATTAGAAGGGTTTAAACGCATTAGCATAGATAATATTGAACCAGATCAACAAGTGCCTTATGACTATAAGGGCTTATATGTGGAAGAGTTATCTTCCATCATCAATATGGAAGCAATTCAAAGTGCGAAGCCTAAAGTTCTTGTCAATGCATTAGGTGGTAGTGGCCTTGGTTATTGGCGTGCTATTAAAGAACGATATAATCTCAATATGGATATTATCAATGATGAATACGATCCAACCTTTAGCTTTATGACCTATGACCATGATGGCAAGGTGCGTATGGATTGTTCCTCTGAATATGCGATGGCGGATGTAACTAAACAAATTGGCAATTATGATCTCGCTGTTGGCAATGATCCTGATTATGATCGCTACGGTATCGTTACTGCAGAGGGCCTTATTTCACCAAATGCATTCCTTACAGCGGCTGCGGATTATCTGTTTACAACCCGTGGTTGGACTGATAAAGGGGTAGGTAAAACCGTTGTTTGTACCACTATGATTGATAAATGGGCGGCTGTTAAAGACATTCCGGTTTATGAGGTTCCGGTAGGCTTTAAATATTTTAGCTCTTTATTATTTGATGGTGAGATTGGTATCGGCGGTGAAGAATCTGCAGGCGCATCGTTCCTTAAAAAGGACGGCACCGTATGGACTACCGATAAAGACGGCATGGTAATGGCGCTTCTAGCAATGGAAATGTATGCCGTTATGGGCACAACTGTTGATCGCCTCTACAATAATATTGTTGAAGGTTGTGGTGACCCACGATTTGGTCGCATTGATGCGGCTTGTACAAAGGCGGCAAAGGCCAAGTTGAAACAGTTGAATGCAAGTTCCATTACGGCCACAGAGGTAGATGGAGACCCTATTACGAATATACGCACTACATCTTTATACAAGGATATGCCCATCGATGGGGTTCGCGTAGAAACTGAAACAGGTTGGTTTGTAGCGCGTCCGTCCGGTACAGAGGATTTGTATAAAATCTATGGTGAAAGCTATAAAGGGGATAAAGGTTTAGTCGCATTATTGACAGCAGGAGAGGCTATCGTAACGGCTGCATTATCCGACGAAGTGTAA
- a CDS encoding ACT domain-containing protein: protein MKLVVTVVGVDRVGIIAGVSTVLANHGVNIMSINQTILDGVFNMIMMCETKSEDVKDLTSIQDALNALGKELGVEIRAQHADIFLSMHRVG, encoded by the coding sequence ATGAAATTAGTTGTTACCGTTGTCGGCGTTGACCGCGTTGGTATCATTGCAGGGGTTAGTACTGTACTTGCTAACCACGGCGTAAACATTATGTCTATAAATCAAACCATTCTTGATGGCGTTTTCAATATGATTATGATGTGTGAAACAAAGTCTGAAGATGTGAAAGATTTGACATCTATTCAAGATGCTTTGAATGCACTCGGTAAAGAACTTGGTGTTGAAATCCGTGCACAACATGCTGATATTTTCTTAAGCATGCACCGTGTAGGATAG
- a CDS encoding PFL family protein, with translation MLSIDNILETNQMIHDNKLDVRTITMGISLLECASSSGKELCDRIYDRITKEAEHLVSTGEDIEREFGIPIINKRISVTPISLVAGGSDLTSYVPIAEAMDRAAKTVGVNFIGGFSALVTKGATRADRILIDSIPEALATTDIVCSSVGVGSTKTGINMDAVRDMGIIVKKTAELTKDNDALGCAKLVIFCNPVEDNPFMAGAFFGVTEGDSAISVGVSGPGVVKHALESVRGQSFDVVAETIKRTAFKITRVGQLVAQEASRRLGKPFGIIDLSLAPTPAVGDSVAHVLEEMGLSSCGCHGTTAALALLNDAVKKGGLMASSHVGGLSGAFIPVSEDAGMIDAVSCGSLSLDKLEAMTCVCSVGLDMIAIPGDTTADTISAIIADESAIGMINNKTTAVRVIPVPGKTVGEVVEFGGLLGYAPIIEVSPYSAAEFIARGGRIPAPIRSLTN, from the coding sequence ATGTTATCTATCGACAATATTTTAGAAACGAATCAGATGATTCATGATAACAAGCTTGACGTACGTACCATTACAATGGGTATTAGCTTGCTTGAATGTGCATCTAGCTCTGGTAAAGAGTTGTGTGATCGTATTTATGATCGCATTACGAAAGAAGCAGAACACCTTGTGTCTACCGGTGAAGATATTGAGCGCGAGTTTGGTATTCCTATCATTAACAAACGTATTTCTGTAACACCGATCTCATTAGTGGCTGGTGGTAGTGATTTAACATCCTATGTTCCTATTGCAGAAGCGATGGATCGCGCTGCAAAAACAGTAGGTGTAAACTTTATCGGCGGTTTCTCTGCTCTTGTAACAAAAGGTGCTACACGGGCTGACCGCATTTTGATTGATTCCATCCCAGAAGCGTTGGCAACTACAGATATCGTATGTAGCTCTGTAGGTGTGGGCTCTACTAAAACGGGTATCAATATGGATGCAGTTCGCGATATGGGGATCATCGTTAAGAAAACGGCAGAACTTACAAAGGATAATGATGCTCTTGGTTGTGCTAAGCTTGTTATTTTCTGTAACCCTGTAGAGGATAATCCGTTCATGGCCGGTGCCTTCTTTGGTGTAACTGAAGGTGATAGTGCCATTTCTGTAGGCGTATCTGGTCCAGGCGTTGTAAAACACGCACTAGAATCTGTACGTGGTCAATCCTTTGATGTTGTAGCAGAAACAATTAAACGCACTGCTTTCAAAATTACCCGTGTAGGCCAGTTGGTAGCACAAGAGGCATCTCGCCGTCTTGGCAAACCATTCGGTATCATTGACTTGTCCTTGGCACCAACACCAGCTGTAGGTGACTCAGTAGCTCACGTTCTTGAAGAAATGGGCTTATCCTCTTGTGGTTGTCACGGTACTACAGCAGCCCTTGCATTATTGAATGATGCAGTGAAAAAAGGTGGCCTTATGGCATCTTCTCACGTAGGCGGTCTCAGTGGTGCATTTATTCCAGTATCTGAAGATGCGGGTATGATTGATGCTGTATCTTGTGGCAGTTTATCCCTCGATAAATTAGAGGCTATGACATGTGTTTGTTCTGTGGGCCTTGACATGATTGCTATTCCTGGAGACACAACAGCAGATACAATTTCTGCAATCATTGCTGATGAATCTGCTATTGGTATGATTAATAATAAGACAACTGCGGTTCGTGTAATTCCTGTACCTGGTAAAACAGTAGGTGAGGTTGTTGAGTTTGGTGGCTTGTTAGGCTATGCTCCAATCATTGAAGTAAGCCCATATAGTGCAGCTGAGTTCATTGCACGTGGTGGTCGTATTCCTGCACCTATTCGTAGCTTAACGAACTAA
- a CDS encoding glycosyltransferase family 4 protein, translated as MSDYVLDYVWAFALALVITFALTPLVKRFAVAVGAIDKPDARKVHHGAIPRLGGLAIFLGYIGSVLFNGSIPHDHKLFGFVLGTVILVLVGIWDDIKQIEPKTKLMGQIIAAAILVAYDIRVDFINLPWGGVVYLKYWSAPLTIFWIVGFTNIVNLIDGLDGLAAGISFIACIAVCAMTLQLGQTDLACISLALAGATVGFLRYNFNPAKIFMGDTGSMLLGYTLAAISVMGAVKTAATIALVVPAIVLGLPILDTLFAIVRRKISGRPIFKPDKGHVHHRLLAQGLSQKQAVLMMYAVTALFGGVSVIVAEVNAWIGIALVLVIFLGSIYVARRLGVITHSDAAGHPLPRPTIERSDSDETISFDREELAKALEESEDSHKK; from the coding sequence ATGAGTGATTATGTGCTCGATTATGTATGGGCCTTTGCTCTGGCGCTCGTCATAACCTTTGCACTTACCCCTTTGGTGAAACGCTTTGCCGTTGCTGTTGGGGCAATAGATAAACCTGATGCCCGCAAGGTACATCATGGTGCTATTCCACGACTTGGTGGGTTAGCAATCTTCCTCGGTTATATAGGATCGGTCCTCTTTAATGGATCTATCCCACATGACCATAAACTATTTGGCTTTGTGCTTGGTACCGTTATCCTTGTGCTTGTCGGCATATGGGATGATATTAAACAAATTGAGCCAAAGACTAAGTTGATGGGCCAAATCATAGCGGCAGCTATTTTGGTAGCTTACGATATTCGCGTAGACTTCATCAACCTTCCTTGGGGTGGTGTGGTATACCTTAAATATTGGTCTGCTCCATTGACTATTTTCTGGATTGTAGGCTTTACGAATATCGTAAACCTTATCGATGGACTTGATGGCTTGGCAGCAGGCATTTCCTTTATTGCTTGTATTGCTGTTTGTGCTATGACATTACAACTTGGTCAAACAGACCTTGCCTGTATTTCATTGGCACTAGCAGGTGCAACAGTAGGGTTCTTGCGGTATAACTTTAACCCAGCGAAAATCTTCATGGGTGATACGGGCTCTATGCTCCTTGGTTATACATTAGCCGCTATTTCTGTAATGGGGGCTGTTAAAACGGCGGCTACTATTGCATTAGTGGTACCAGCTATCGTGCTAGGCTTACCAATTCTCGATACATTGTTTGCTATCGTGCGCCGTAAAATCAGCGGTCGTCCGATTTTCAAGCCTGATAAAGGCCATGTGCATCATCGTTTGTTAGCACAGGGCTTATCTCAAAAACAAGCAGTGCTAATGATGTATGCTGTAACGGCTCTCTTTGGTGGCGTATCCGTCATCGTAGCAGAGGTCAATGCTTGGATTGGTATCGCATTAGTACTCGTTATCTTCTTAGGTAGTATTTATGTGGCTCGTCGCCTTGGTGTTATTACTCACAGTGATGCGGCAGGTCATCCACTACCACGTCCTACAATTGAACGCAGCGATTCAGATGAAACTATTTCCTTTGATCGTGAAGAATTGGCAAAAGCTTTAGAGGAATCCGAGGATTCCCATAAGAAATAA
- the wecB gene encoding non-hydrolyzing UDP-N-acetylglucosamine 2-epimerase, protein MLKVMTIFGTRPEAIKMAPLVKALEAAPDMEPIVTVTAQHRDMLDQVLNLFNITPDYDLNIMSQGQTLYDVTNRALMGLKDVLEEAKPDVVLVHGDTTTTFAGALASFYQEIPVGHVEAGLRTGDIYSPFPEEMNRKLTGSIATYHFAPTASSESNLKKENINTDHLYVTGNTVIDALDTTVQENYVFDDAAINALDPEKRTVLVTTHRRENLGEPMRHVYQAIRDLLDEFKDIQVVFPVHKNPKVRQVVQEELGSVERVTLIDPLDYEPFANLMAKSYLILTDSGGIQEEAPALGKPVLVLRDTTERPEAVEAGTVRLVGTDKDAVHAAAHELLSNAEAYKLMSNSVNPYGDGKASERIIQALRHEFLGDPNRPERFGK, encoded by the coding sequence ATGTTAAAAGTTATGACAATCTTTGGTACAAGACCTGAGGCTATCAAGATGGCTCCTCTTGTAAAAGCATTAGAAGCAGCACCGGATATGGAACCGATTGTAACCGTTACGGCACAACATCGCGATATGCTCGATCAAGTACTAAACTTGTTTAATATTACCCCTGATTACGACTTGAATATTATGAGCCAAGGTCAAACATTGTACGATGTAACAAACCGTGCATTGATGGGCCTTAAAGATGTATTAGAAGAAGCTAAACCTGATGTGGTTCTTGTACATGGTGATACTACAACTACCTTTGCAGGTGCTTTGGCGTCCTTCTATCAAGAAATTCCTGTAGGCCATGTAGAAGCAGGCCTTCGCACTGGTGATATTTACTCTCCATTCCCAGAAGAGATGAACCGCAAGTTGACTGGTTCTATTGCGACATATCATTTTGCACCAACAGCTAGTTCTGAAAGTAATCTTAAAAAAGAAAATATAAATACAGACCATTTGTATGTAACAGGCAATACGGTTATTGATGCCCTTGATACAACAGTACAAGAAAATTATGTGTTTGATGATGCTGCTATCAATGCATTAGATCCTGAAAAACGTACAGTGCTTGTTACTACACATCGCCGTGAAAACTTGGGTGAGCCTATGCGCCATGTATACCAAGCTATTCGCGATTTGCTTGATGAATTTAAAGATATTCAAGTGGTATTCCCTGTACATAAGAATCCTAAAGTTCGCCAAGTTGTACAAGAAGAACTCGGTTCTGTAGAACGTGTTACATTAATTGACCCGCTTGATTACGAACCATTTGCTAATTTGATGGCTAAATCCTATTTGATTCTTACTGATTCTGGTGGGATTCAAGAGGAAGCACCAGCTCTTGGTAAACCAGTTCTCGTATTGCGTGATACTACAGAACGCCCAGAAGCTGTTGAAGCTGGTACTGTGCGCCTTGTAGGTACTGACAAAGACGCTGTACATGCAGCAGCTCATGAATTGTTGAGCAATGCAGAGGCTTATAAATTGATGTCTAATTCCGTTAACCCATATGGTGACGGCAAAGCATCTGAACGCATCATCCAAGCGTTGCGCCATGAATTTTTAGGCGATCCTAATCGTCCTGAACGTTTTGGTAAATAA
- a CDS encoding AtpZ/AtpI family protein, producing MDKDLVKALAMATSAGLTLVFCIGGFIGIGYILDGWFRTEPLCMVIFGLIGAITGFYMLYKQVK from the coding sequence ATGGATAAGGACCTTGTGAAAGCCCTCGCCATGGCAACATCAGCGGGGCTCACACTCGTTTTCTGTATAGGTGGCTTTATTGGGATTGGATATATACTAGATGGTTGGTTTAGAACTGAACCATTATGTATGGTTATATTTGGTCTTATTGGAGCTATAACAGGCTTTTATATGTTATATAAACAAGTTAAGTAG
- the atpB gene encoding F0F1 ATP synthase subunit A — protein MTMEGVENVELHAGHHEVVQWLGLTFNIDTLIATWVTMAIVILVTVLATRGRKLVPVGLQNIVEAILEGLEGQLAPNLGRHWPMVSSLLFTFFLFIFVGNELGLMPTFKALTSPTSDINTTIALALCSTLVVWVMGIKVKGLSYFNHFVQPYKALLILNIFEEIAKPVTLAFRLFGNIVAGEILLEVLYNLPWFVPVPWVWIAFSLFIGIIQAFIFTVLTASYLGMALSEEH, from the coding sequence ATGACTATGGAAGGGGTTGAGAACGTGGAATTACATGCGGGACACCATGAGGTCGTGCAGTGGTTGGGGTTAACATTTAATATTGATACCTTGATTGCTACATGGGTTACTATGGCTATTGTAATACTGGTAACAGTATTGGCCACCCGAGGACGTAAATTGGTGCCTGTAGGCTTGCAAAATATAGTGGAAGCTATATTAGAAGGCTTAGAGGGGCAGCTAGCTCCGAACTTGGGTCGTCATTGGCCGATGGTAAGTTCCTTGTTATTTACGTTTTTCTTATTTATTTTTGTAGGGAACGAACTGGGTTTAATGCCAACGTTTAAGGCTTTAACATCACCAACATCCGATATTAATACTACAATTGCATTAGCTCTATGTAGCACATTAGTGGTATGGGTTATGGGGATTAAAGTTAAAGGCTTATCCTATTTCAATCATTTTGTACAACCTTATAAGGCTTTGCTAATCCTTAATATTTTTGAGGAAATTGCAAAACCAGTTACACTTGCTTTCCGTCTATTCGGCAATATCGTAGCTGGTGAAATTTTGTTAGAAGTATTGTATAACTTGCCTTGGTTTGTACCTGTACCATGGGTTTGGATTGCTTTTAGTTTATTTATCGGTATTATTCAAGCCTTTATTTTCACAGTTCTTACTGCCTCCTACTTGGGGATGGCTCTTAGTGAGGAACATTAA
- the atpE gene encoding F0F1 ATP synthase subunit C — MEAQGLFALAAAIAVGCGAIGAGIGDGLVSSKVIEGITRQPELRGQLMSTMFVAIGLIEAMPIIGVVVAFILLFR, encoded by the coding sequence ATGGAAGCTCAAGGTTTATTCGCATTAGCAGCAGCAATCGCAGTAGGTTGTGGTGCCATTGGTGCAGGTATCGGTGATGGTCTTGTATCTAGCAAAGTAATCGAAGGTATTACACGCCAACCAGAATTACGTGGTCAATTGATGTCTACAATGTTCGTAGCGATTGGTTTGATCGAAGCGATGCCTATCATCGGTGTAGTAGTAGCATTTATTTTGTTATTCAGATAA
- the atpF gene encoding F0F1 ATP synthase subunit B, producing the protein MVDLSLGTILAQMLNFFILVWLLARFAYKPLLAMMTERKERIAKDLEAAEKARAEAEEFKADYAAQISNARVEAQKIVEKAIQEAENTTREQLATAREQIEQEKNRARQDIAIERDRAMNSLRNEVVSLSVAMAGKVVAKDMNSETNTKLIEDAIRQLDSKTIGL; encoded by the coding sequence TTGGTTGACTTAAGCCTTGGAACGATTCTTGCTCAAATGTTGAACTTTTTTATATTAGTTTGGCTATTGGCTCGTTTTGCATATAAACCATTATTGGCTATGATGACAGAACGTAAAGAACGAATTGCTAAAGACTTAGAAGCTGCAGAAAAAGCTCGTGCAGAAGCAGAGGAATTTAAAGCTGATTATGCAGCTCAAATTTCTAATGCTCGTGTAGAGGCACAAAAAATTGTTGAAAAAGCAATTCAAGAAGCAGAAAATACAACACGTGAACAATTAGCAACAGCTCGCGAGCAAATTGAACAAGAAAAAAATCGTGCTCGTCAAGATATTGCCATTGAACGTGATCGTGCTATGAACAGCTTGCGCAATGAAGTTGTTTCCTTATCTGTAGCTATGGCTGGTAAAGTTGTTGCTAAAGATATGAACAGCGAAACTAATACGAAATTGATCGAAGACGCTATTCGTCAACTTGATAGTAAAACGATAGGGTTGTGA
- the atpH gene encoding ATP synthase F1 subunit delta, with amino-acid sequence MSIEIVADKYSSAMFELAQEQNKLDLMEEQLGYVASVMDEQPELSSFLENPTVTEDAKIKLIGKIFESSLDKVALHFIYVMIKRGRDRYIKQTIAAFIKKSREARGILEATVTVAEPITADIEASVQAKLREVTGKDVILSVRQDPSIMGGIIIQVGDKRIDGSVSRRLQELEKSLLRTNSIR; translated from the coding sequence ATGAGCATAGAAATTGTAGCAGATAAATACAGTTCAGCTATGTTTGAATTAGCTCAAGAACAAAATAAGTTGGATCTCATGGAGGAGCAATTAGGCTATGTAGCATCTGTAATGGATGAGCAACCTGAATTAAGCTCATTCCTTGAAAATCCAACTGTTACAGAAGATGCAAAGATTAAGCTGATTGGTAAAATTTTTGAATCTAGTCTCGATAAGGTTGCTTTGCATTTTATTTATGTGATGATTAAACGTGGTCGTGATCGCTATATAAAGCAGACTATTGCGGCATTTATTAAGAAATCACGCGAAGCTCGTGGTATTCTAGAAGCTACTGTCACTGTAGCAGAACCAATCACAGCTGATATAGAAGCATCTGTACAAGCTAAATTACGAGAGGTAACGGGCAAAGATGTTATTCTATCCGTGCGTCAAGATCCTTCCATTATGGGTGGTATTATCATTCAAGTAGGGGATAAACGCATTGATGGCTCTGTATCTCGTCGCTTGCAAGAATTAGAAAAATCTTTATTAAGAACGAACTCTATTAGATAG
- the atpA gene encoding F0F1 ATP synthase subunit alpha produces the protein MKMKPEEITAIIKQQIQDYDVDLNVDDVGTVLDVGDGIAHIYGLERAMAGELLELPHGVYGLVLNLELDNVGAVLLGDDFLIKEGDQVRRTGKIMDVPVGDALIGRVVNPLGQPIDGKGAIQATERRPVEHPAPGIADRQSVNEPLQTGLKAIDAMVPIGRGQRELIIGDRGTGKTAIALDTIINQKGKDVICIYVAIGQKESTVARVVQKLEETGALDYTIVVSASASTGAPLQYIAPYAGVAMGEYFMYKGKHVLCVYDDLTKQAAAYRAMSLLLRRPPGREAYPGDVFYLHSRLLERAAKLSPELGGGSITALPIIETQAGDVSAYIPTNVISITDGQIFLGTDMFYSGIRPAVDVGLSVSRVGGSAQTKAMKQVAGQLRLDLAQYRELAAFAQFGSDLDAATKAQLDRGERLTEMLKQGQYEPMSVAEMVINLYAGTKGYLANIQVDDVLSFEAELLRFIKANYPEIITNIETSKKIDEDTENLLKQAIPECVEAFGSTHTLVSHKEA, from the coding sequence ATGAAAATGAAGCCTGAAGAAATCACTGCTATAATTAAACAGCAGATTCAGGACTATGATGTTGACCTCAATGTCGATGACGTGGGTACTGTTCTCGACGTAGGGGATGGCATCGCCCATATTTATGGTCTTGAAAGAGCCATGGCCGGTGAGTTGTTAGAGTTACCACACGGCGTATATGGCTTGGTTTTGAACTTAGAATTAGATAATGTTGGTGCCGTACTATTGGGTGATGACTTCTTGATTAAAGAAGGTGACCAAGTACGCCGTACTGGCAAAATTATGGACGTACCAGTAGGTGATGCACTTATTGGTCGTGTAGTAAATCCGTTGGGTCAGCCTATCGATGGTAAGGGTGCTATTCAAGCGACAGAACGTCGTCCTGTAGAACATCCAGCTCCTGGTATTGCGGATCGTCAATCCGTAAATGAACCTTTGCAAACTGGTTTGAAAGCCATTGATGCAATGGTACCAATTGGCCGTGGCCAACGTGAGCTCATCATTGGTGACCGTGGTACTGGTAAAACTGCAATCGCTCTTGATACAATCATCAACCAAAAAGGTAAAGATGTTATTTGTATCTATGTAGCTATTGGTCAAAAAGAATCTACCGTAGCTCGTGTAGTACAAAAATTAGAAGAAACAGGTGCGTTGGATTATACAATCGTCGTTTCTGCTAGTGCTTCTACAGGTGCTCCATTACAATACATTGCTCCGTATGCAGGGGTTGCTATGGGTGAATACTTCATGTACAAAGGCAAACATGTACTTTGCGTATATGATGACTTAACTAAGCAAGCAGCTGCTTACCGTGCTATGTCTCTATTATTACGCCGTCCACCAGGGCGTGAAGCGTATCCAGGCGACGTATTCTACTTACACAGCCGCCTATTAGAACGTGCTGCTAAACTTTCACCAGAACTTGGCGGTGGTTCTATTACAGCGTTGCCAATCATTGAAACACAAGCGGGTGACGTATCTGCATACATCCCAACAAACGTAATCTCCATCACTGATGGTCAAATTTTCTTGGGGACAGATATGTTCTACTCTGGTATCCGTCCAGCTGTTGACGTAGGTTTGTCCGTATCCCGTGTAGGTGGTAGTGCACAAACTAAAGCGATGAAACAAGTAGCAGGCCAATTGCGTTTGGACCTTGCACAATATCGTGAATTGGCAGCCTTCGCACAGTTCGGTTCTGATCTTGATGCGGCTACTAAAGCACAATTAGACCGCGGTGAACGTTTGACTGAAATGTTAAAACAAGGTCAATATGAACCTATGAGCGTAGCAGAAATGGTTATCAATCTTTACGCTGGTACAAAAGGATACTTAGCTAATATTCAAGTAGATGATGTATTATCATTTGAAGCTGAACTTTTACGTTTTATAAAAGCTAACTATCCTGAAATTATCACGAATATTGAAACGTCTAAGAAAATTGATGAAGATACTGAAAATCTATTGAAGCAAGCAATCCCAGAATGTGTAGAAGCATTTGGTTCTACGCATACATTAGTGTCTCATAAGGAGGCGTAA
- the atpG gene encoding ATP synthase F1 subunit gamma, with protein sequence MASAQDLRKRIKSVTNTQQITKAMKMVASARLRRAQTKAESTRPYAEKIGQILRHMSNSDLEGFSSPLLEVRPIKRTCYIVIGADKGLAGAFSSNVLKFAMEQLHGKSSDTYRVITAGKKPRDSMKSRGIHIDKSYAGFSDKPSYEHARAIMHEALSLYERHEVDEVIMIYTRFVNSMTQIAQAERLLPIEQPQDEVKGEEYDFMPSAVSVLEALLPKYLEITVYNGLLQSAASELGARMTAMTSATDNAGELIDSLGLEYNKLRQSSITNEISEIVGGANALQ encoded by the coding sequence ATGGCTAGTGCACAAGATTTGCGAAAACGCATAAAAAGTGTTACCAATACGCAACAAATTACAAAAGCGATGAAGATGGTTGCTTCAGCTCGTCTTCGTAGGGCACAAACAAAAGCGGAATCTACACGTCCTTACGCAGAAAAAATTGGGCAAATCTTGCGTCATATGTCTAATAGTGATTTAGAAGGCTTTAGCAGTCCTTTACTAGAGGTACGTCCTATAAAGCGTACGTGCTATATAGTAATAGGTGCTGATAAGGGCCTTGCAGGGGCATTCTCGTCTAATGTATTGAAATTTGCTATGGAGCAATTGCATGGCAAATCTTCCGATACATATCGTGTTATCACGGCTGGTAAAAAGCCAAGAGACAGCATGAAATCCAGAGGAATTCATATCGATAAGTCCTATGCGGGCTTCTCTGATAAACCTTCCTATGAACATGCGCGTGCCATTATGCATGAAGCACTTTCACTATACGAACGTCATGAAGTTGACGAAGTCATCATGATCTATACACGTTTTGTAAATTCTATGACGCAAATTGCACAGGCTGAGCGCTTGTTGCCAATAGAGCAACCACAAGATGAGGTAAAAGGGGAAGAATATGACTTTATGCCTTCCGCTGTATCTGTCTTGGAGGCGTTGCTACCAAAATATTTAGAAATTACTGTTTATAATGGATTGTTGCAATCTGCAGCAAGTGAACTTGGTGCTCGCATGACAGCTATGACATCTGCTACAGACAATGCAGGGGAACTCATTGATTCCTTGGGGCTTGAATATAACAAGTTACGTCAATCTAGCATTACAAACGAAATTTCTGAAATCGTTGGTGGCGCTAATGCCTTGCAATAA